One Tolypothrix bouteillei VB521301 DNA window includes the following coding sequences:
- a CDS encoding vitamin K epoxide reductase family protein, which translates to MTTIFNTDLLIYIMNPEQLSHELRFGDSPDLIRRRWIVGLSLVSATMGILVSLYQTGIIRHLPDPPIPYFDSDRVDASEYAYSRLETPDGLMMVTNYAITAWLAGAGGQNRAQENPLLPIAMGAKLLFDAVTALELAREEWSENQAFCAYCQIATLCSLASVAIAVPEVLSAINTLTGQGKDKV; encoded by the coding sequence ATGACGACAATTTTTAATACCGACCTACTTATATATATTATGAATCCAGAGCAACTCAGTCACGAACTGCGATTTGGCGACAGCCCCGACTTAATTCGTCGCCGTTGGATCGTTGGTCTATCTCTAGTAAGCGCTACCATGGGAATCTTGGTCTCGCTTTATCAAACCGGAATTATTCGCCACTTGCCTGACCCACCAATACCATATTTTGACTCAGACCGAGTTGACGCGTCTGAATACGCATACAGTCGGCTTGAGACTCCTGATGGGCTGATGATGGTAACCAATTATGCCATCACAGCTTGGCTAGCCGGAGCCGGTGGTCAAAATCGGGCGCAAGAGAACCCATTATTGCCGATCGCAATGGGTGCTAAACTCCTCTTTGACGCGGTTACCGCACTTGAACTCGCTCGTGAGGAATGGAGCGAGAATCAAGCGTTTTGTGCGTATTGCCAGATTGCAACACTTTGCTCCCTTGCATCAGTTGCGATCGCAGTTCCCGAAGTTTTGAGTGCGATCAATACCCTCACAGGTCAAGGGAAGGATAAA